A genomic region of Anopheles coustani chromosome 3, idAnoCousDA_361_x.2, whole genome shotgun sequence contains the following coding sequences:
- the LOC131272080 gene encoding histone H2B: MAPKTSGKAAKKSGKAQKNISKSDKKKKRKTRKESYAIYIYKVLKQVHPDTGISSKAMSIMNSFVNDIFERIAAEASRLAHYNKRSTITSREIQTAVRLLLPGELAKHAVSEGTKAVTKYTSSK, translated from the coding sequence atggcaccgaaaaccaGCGGAAAGGCAGCGAAGAAGTCTGGCAAGGCCCAGAAAAATATCTCCAAGtcggacaagaagaagaagcgcaagACCCGCAAGGAAAGCTACGCCATCTACATCTACAAGGTGCTGAAGCAAGTCCATCCGGACACTGGCATCTCGTCGAAGGCGATGAGCATCATGAACAGCTTCGTGAACGACATCTTCGAGCGCATCGCCGCCGAAGCGTCCCGGCTGGCGCACTACAACAAGCGTTCGACGATCACGTCACGCGAAATCCAGACCGCCGTCCGTCTGCTGCTTCCTGGTGAGCTGGCCAAGCACGCCGTGTCCGAGGGCACGAAGGCCGTCACCAAGTACACCAGCTCGAAGTAA
- the LOC131261145 gene encoding histone H2A, producing MSGRGKGGKVKGKAKSRSNRAGLQFPVGRIHRLLRKGNYAERVGAGAPVYLAAVMEYLAAEVLELAGNAARDNKKTRIIPRHLQLAIRNDEELNKLLSGVTIAQGGVLPNIQAVLLPKKTEKKA from the coding sequence atgtcTGGACGCGGCAAGGGTGGTAAAGTGAAGGGAAAGGCAAAGTCCCGCTCGAATCGTGCCGGTCTGCAGTTCCCGGTCGGCCGTATTCATCGTCTGCTGCGCAAGGGTAACTATGCCGAGCGCGTCGGTGCCGGCGCACCGGTGTATCTGGCGGCCGTGATGGAGTATCTGGCCGCGGAAGTGCTCGAGTTGGCCGGTAACGCCGCCCGTGACAACAAGAAGACGCGCATCATCCCGCGCCATCTGCAGCTGGCCATCCGCAACGACGAAGAGTTgaacaagctgctttccggTGTGACCATCGCCCAAGGTGGTGTGCTGCCCAACATTCAGGCCGTGCTGTTGCCGAAGAAGACGGAAAAGAAGGCATAA
- the LOC131261143 gene encoding histone H2B — translation MAPKTSGKAAKKSGKAQKNISKSDKKKKRKTRKESYAIYIYKVLKQVHPDTGISSKAMSIMNSFVNDIFERIAAEASRLAHYNKRSTITSREIQTAVRLLLPGELAKHAVSEGTKAVTKYTSSK, via the coding sequence atggcaccgaaaaccaGCGGAAAGGCAGCGAAGAAGTCTGGCAAGGCCCAGAAAAATATCTCCAAGtcggacaagaagaagaagcgcaagACCCGCAAGGAAAGCTACGCCATCTACATCTACAAGGTGCTGAAGCAAGTCCATCCGGACACTGGCATCTCGTCGAAGGCGATGAGCATCATGAACAGCTTCGTGAACGACATCTTCGAGCGCATCGCCGCCGAAGCGTCCCGCCTGGCGCACTACAACAAGCGTTCGACGATCACGTCACGCGAAATCCAGACCGCCGTCCGTCTGCTGCTTCCTGGTGAGCTGGCCAAGCACGCCGTGTCCGAGGGCACGAAGGCCGTCACCAAGTACACCAGCTCGAAGTAA
- the LOC131259817 gene encoding histone H2A — translation MSGRGKGGKVKGKAKSRSNRAGLQFPVGRIHRLLRKGNYAERVGAGAPVYLAAVMEYLAAEVLELAGNAARDNKKTRIIPRHLQLAIRNDEELNKLLSGVTIAQGGVLPNIQAVLLPKKTEKKA, via the coding sequence atgtcTGGACGCGGCAAGGGTGGTAAAGTGAAGGGAAAGGCAAAGTCCCGCTCGAATCGTGCCGGTCTGCAGTTCCCGGTCGGCCGTATTCATCGTCTGCTGCGCAAGGGTAACTATGCCGAGCGCGTCGGTGCCGGCGCACCGGTGTATCTGGCGGCCGTGATGGAGTATCTGGCCGCGGAAGTGCTCGAGTTGGCCGGTAACGCCGCCCGTGACAACAAGAAGACGCGCATCATCCCGCGCCATCTGCAGCTGGCCATCCGCAACGACGAAGAGTTgaacaagctgctttccggTGTGACCATCGCCCAAGGTGGTGTGCTGCCCAACATTCAGGCCGTGCTGTTGCCGAAGAAGACGGAAAAGAAGGC
- the LOC131261144 gene encoding histone H4-like, translating into MNRRTIIMTGRGKGGKGLGKGGAKRHRKVLRDNIQGITKPAIRRLARRGGVKRISGLIYEETRGVLKVFLENVIRDAVTYTEHAKRKTVTAMDVVYALKRQGRTLYGFGG; encoded by the exons ATGAACCGGCGGAC catcatcatgacCGGCCGCGGAAAAGGAGGCAAGGGACTGGGCAAAGGAGGTGCCAAGCGTCATCGCAAAGTGCTGCGTGATAACATCCAGGGAATCACGAAACCGGCCATCCGCCGTCTGGCTCGCCGTGGCGGTGTGAAGCGTATTTCCGGCCTGATCTACGAAGAAACTCGCGGTGTGCTGAAAGTGTTCCTCGAGAACGTGATCCGTGATGCCGTGACGTACACCGAGCACGCCAAGCGCAAGACCGTCACCGCCATGGACGTCGTGTACGCCCTGAAACGCCAGGGACGCACCCTGTACGGTTTCGGAGGTTAA